The following coding sequences lie in one Zingiber officinale cultivar Zhangliang chromosome 2B, Zo_v1.1, whole genome shotgun sequence genomic window:
- the LOC122049264 gene encoding uncharacterized protein LOC122049264 produces the protein MAAESSRELLDQPSAPPLLRRLLVSGTTHKRGRTAKAAKGAAAPRSQVMDKVKDFLGVIAKANDKLELDVRERSRADYDVEVLSGNEKTYIEMDLLLGVADLHDDEAVAAAEAAMSGATPPSLPAASDASSDTGDDSSDEKEASSGSEKKRKQNKQPKIVVLDPSDASSMQMQ, from the coding sequence ATGGCGGCGGAGAGCAGCAGGGAGCTCCTGGACCAGCCATCGGCGCCGCCACTCCTGCGCAGGCTTCTCGTGTCCGGCACGACGCATAAGCGAGGACGCACCGCCAAAGCGGCGAAAGGCGCGGCGGCACCTCGAAGCCAAGTGATGGACAAAGTGAAGGACTTCCTGGGCGTGATCGCTAAAGCCAACGACAAACTGGAGCTCGACGTCCGCGAGAGATCGCGCGCGGACTACGACGTCGAGGTGCTCAGCGGCAACGAGAAGACGTACATCGAGATGGATCTGCTCCTGGGCGTCGCCGATCTCCACGACGACGAAGCCGTGGCGGCGGCGGAGGCTGCCATGAGCGGCGCCACGCCACCGTCGCTGCCTGCCGCTAGCGACGCCTCCTCCGACACAGGCGACGACTCAAGCGACGAGAAGGAAGCATCTAGTGGATCGGAGAAGAAGCGCAAGCAGAACAAGCAGCCGAAGATCGTAGTGCTGGATCCATCTGATGCGAGTTCGATGCAAATGCAATAG